A section of the Bombus terrestris chromosome 2, iyBomTerr1.2, whole genome shotgun sequence genome encodes:
- the LOC100643754 gene encoding PDZ domain-containing RING finger protein 4, producing MDFVILKVNGQDVSNSSHEDAVRCFQSAQEPIIVEVLRRQPTQQQQQQQQQQHSQRIGWKEQESRSTEPEKEWERTAEGGNKRDQHAINTCPNLVSTAVQTDWTGLLETEEEELLPVVDEQPNDSFEDFLAHDIDFEEVTLRKAGSAEKLGLTVCYSSGSGSEDADTEVYISEIVPESLAARDGRLREGDQILRVNGKDVANKEQTENLFAETKNAVTILVSRCLYQGSPLLSPDHLPSYQNSLIEQLIRQQQQQTEERTKGTEEDGSTLRPPPPPPPPVPCHTLGHQANNNTPSSSCSSQTSQKSSGRNAASPARHADHDRKQWMQETLKDCSKKMEGLCVRGQSQTGCGGGGGGGGTIAVRLADAYSNHVWSETEHIYETIPESDSEPIYSSPYEHHRHWHHANHTSSVVATAQPTITTVPPPPTTIVSTIAIAITTTANTTTSNTVIQYSQNQANQSGRWYCSSKSNSSGEEKDSSSAYNTGESCNSNPLTLELQRGERDHHKSTLVLCPPKALAVQQQQQQQQQRLGCTCPAFTNRQTRSQSNKRGSSSHYYRDRATDPTNLPADTMYTNMANLQQTMLLQQQLFKQALDRRNSTIGGSRESSSVTAVAAGGTAKKSRSHGNFQAPNLTRYQFVGSQQVCASSSWIPPEDKANDVQMEWKVKRRADGTRYIARRPVRNRILRNRAIKISEERAGHSTEDDTMSEVKVGRYWTKEERKRQLERARERKQRQQELQLQQQQQQQLQQQQQQQQQQLQMQQTNELLSCEHGEHEKLPKKPLNIVELSHKKMARKKNTLDDFTTVQEMLVHGNRIGSAGGPGTGGKLMGLLSVTTV from the exons GTAAATGGTCAAGATGTATCGAACTCGAGTCACGAAGACGCGGTGCGTTGCTTTCAATCGGCCCAAGAACCGATCATCGTCGAGGTATTGCGACGACAACCGActcaacagcaacaacagcaacagcagcaacagcataGTCAGCGAATCGGATGGAAGGAACAAGAGAGTCGAAGCACAGAACCGGAGAAAGAATGGGAGAGAACGGCCGAAGGTGGCAATAAACGCGATCAACACGCGATCAACACCTGTCCGAATCTGGTGTCGACCGCGGTACAGACCGACTGGACCGGACTTCTCGAGACCGAGGAAGAAGAACTGCTGCCGGTCGTCGACGAGCAGCCAAACGACAGTTTCGAGGACTTTCTCGCGCACGACATCGATTTCGAG GAGGTGACGTTGCGGAAGGCGGGCAGCGCTGAGAAGCTAGGACTCACGGTGTGTTACAGTTCCGGATCCGGCAGCGAAGACGCCGACACCGAGGTCTACATCTCGGAAATAGTTCCTGAAAGTCTGGCAGCGCGCGATGGCCGATTGCGAGAAGGCGACCAAATCTTGAGG GTGAACGGAAAGGACGTGGCGAACAAAGAACAAACGGAGAACCTGTTCGCCGAAACGAAAAACGCCGTGACCATTCTCGTCAGTCGATGTCTTTATCAG GGCTCGCCGCTGCTTTCGCCGGACCATCTACCTTCGTACCAGAACAGCCTGATCGAGCAGCTGATTcggcaacagcaacagcagacGGAGGAACGGACCAAAGGCACGGAAGAGGACGGTTCGACGTTGAGgccaccgccgccaccgcctCCACCGGTGCCCTGTCACACTCTTGGACACCAAGCAAATAATAACACCCCTTCTTCGAGCTGTTCTTCCCAAACGTCGCAAAAATCTTCCGGTAGAAACGCTGCGTCGCCTGCGCGACACGCGGATCACGATCGCAAACAGTGGATGCAGGAGACGTTGAAGGATTGCTCGAAGAAGATGGAGGGTCTCTGTGTGCGCGGTCAATCGCAAACAGGTTGCGGAGGCGGAGGCGGAGGAGGAGGAACGATCGCGGTTAGGTTGGCAGACGCTTACTCAAATCACGTGTGGAGCGAAACAGAACACATCTACGAGACTATACCGGAGTCTGACAGCGAACCGATCTACTCGTCACCGTATGAACATCACAGACATTGGCATCATGCGAATCATACTTCTAGCGTCGTCGCTACTGCGCAGCCAACCATTACCACCGTCCCTCCGCCACCGACGACCATCGTCTCTACCATCGCGATCGCCATCACGACTACTGCAAATACCACCACGTCGAACACGGTGATTCAATACTCGCAGAACCAAGCGAACCAGAGTGGAAGATGGTACTGTTCGTCGAAGAGCAACAGCTCGGGCGAGGAGAAGGATAGCTCGAGCGCGTACAACACCGGAGAATCCTGCAACAGCAATCCGCTCACGTTAGAATTGCAACGCGGTGAAAGGGATCATCACAAGAGTACATTGGTGCTTTGTCCCCCGAAAGCGTTGGCTgtacagcaacaacagcagcagcaacaacagagGCTCGGTTGCACGTGCCCCGCGTTCACCAACAGACAGACAAGGAGCCAATCGAACAAAAGAGGCTCGAGTTCTCATTATTACAGAGATCGTGCGACGGATCCAACCAACTTGCCCGCGGATACTATGTACACGAACATGGCTAACCTTCAGCAAACGATGCTTCTGCAGCAGCAGCTGTTCAAGCAGGCTCTCGACCGGAGAAACTCGACCATCGGTGGATCTAGAGAGAGCAGCAGCGTTACCGCGGTCGCTGCCGGTGGCACTGCCAAAAAGTCCAGGTCTCATGGTAATTTTCAAGCACCGAATTTGACTCGGTACCAGTTTGTCGGCAGTCAACAGGTGTGCGCGTCCAGTTCCTGGATACCCCCGGAGGACAAAGCGAACGACGTGCAGATGGAGTGGAAAGTGAAGAGGAGAGCGGATGGAACCAGGTACATCGCTCGGAGGCCAGTCAGGAATCGCATTCTGAGAAATAGGGCGATCAAAATATCGGAAGAGAGAGCCGGTCACAGCACGGAAGACGACACCATGTCGGAAGTGAAG GTTGGTAGATACTGGACCAAGGAGGAACGTAAGAGACAGCTGGAACGTGCTCGCGAACGCAAACAGAGACAACAAGAACTTCAGctgcagcaacagcaacagcaacaacttcaacagcagcagcagcaacagcaacaacagcttCAAATGCAGCAGACCAACGAATTGTTGTCGTGCGAGCATGGCGAACACGAGAAGCTTCCGAAGAAACCGTTGAATATCGTGGAACTGAGTCACAAAAAAATGGCTCGTAAAAAGAACACCCTGGACGATTTCACTACCGTTCAGGAGATGTTGGTTCATGGAAACAGAATCGGTAGCGCGGGAGGTCCCGGTACCGGCGGCAAACTGATGGGTCTTCTTTCGGTAACGACCGTTTGA